The genomic segment GGAAATGGCAATTTAGGCTGTCTTACCGCGAGGGTCAAGCAGGATGAGGAAGACTGTTGCAAAGATGCTGAAAGCATTTATGCCTGATGCTTCATTCTGTAAAGCCCGTGTATTTAAACAGGAGGCTTAACTTAATGAGCTGTATTTTTGCTGAAATATAATTCATGCCACTACCCGAATTGCATGATCTGTTTTTCATAAGATCTTGATTTATTGAGTGAATAAATGCTGATTGGGTAGTTTTGGGGTAGGGAATTCAGGTGATATTTACAATATGACACTCATAAGGCTGAGATGCTGAAAGTGGTACTAATACGCCTACCGGACTAAGTAAAAACAATGATAAAAAGCGCCCCGTGGGATTGCTCAGAATGAGATTAATTCCTGCTTATAGCAAGAATCAGCCATTTTTTTAATAAGGAAACCCGTAGCAAGATGGACCCAGAGCCCCCTAGTTGTTGTTTTGACTGGTATTCACTTTTTAATATTATTCCGGCATTGCGTGGAAGGGTTTCCCTCGTTTAAAAATTGAGTGGTTTCCTGAAGCGCGCTGCCGCTGAAGGATTTCGACTCTATGAAGCATCAAGAATTATCAAACGCCATCCAGACCATGCTGCGTCTGTACGATAGCAATGCATTTGCCAAATTGGCCCGCACCACGCCCCTAGCGGATATGGCCGATGTGCTGGAAGAGCACCCGGTTGAGCAAATTGCCCGGCTGCTGCGCTCGCTGGACCCTAGCCCTCGTAGTGCCTTGTTTTCTCATTTTGCCGCTCCCGTGCAAGATAAAATCCTTATTGCCCTACCGGCTGATATTGTCGTCAATTTGTTTGAGCTGCTGCCTTCAGATAAGCGCGCTGATATTTTTAATCGCTTAAATGCAGAAAGAAAAGAGCTGCTCTTACCAGCGCTGGCTAAGGCAGAGCGCGACGATATTTTAAAGTTTGCATCTTTTCCCGAAGGCTCGGTCGGCTCGGCCACCACATCTGAATACGCCACCATTACATCGCAGCTAACGGTAGAGCAGGCTTTGCTCTCCCTGCGCCAGGGCGCGCCAGATAAAGAAACCATTTATGTGGTGTATGTGGTGAATGACGACAGGCAATTATTGGGCACGGTTTCTTTACGGGAATTGGTGCTGGCCAAGCCAGGGATGCGGGTTGATGAGCTGATGAAAACGAACTCGGTGTTTGCCCGTGCAGACTGGCCAGCCGTAGAGGCTGCCGAGCTGATCCGCCGCTATGATCTGCTGGCTATCCCTGTGCTGGATCAGAGCGAGCGCATGATCGGCATCATGACCGTTGATGATGCAATGGATATTGAAAAAGAGCAGGACGTTACGCGCTTGTCTCAGTTTGGCGGTACCGCATCGGGCGGCGGGGCAGATCTTAGCCTGAGGGAATCCAGCATCAAGCAATTATTTAAGGTGCGAGTGCTGTGGCTGATTATTTTGACTGGCTTTGGCATCATCACCAGTACCTTTGTATCGCAGCAGGAAGACTTAATTAGCGAAGTGATTATTCTGGCGGCGTTTCTGGCACCGATTGTGGATATGGGGGGTAACACCGGCAGCCAGTCTGCCACCTTGGTGCTGCGCGCCATGGCATTGGGTGAGGTCCGCCTCTGCTGGAAAGATGTTTGGTTTGTGATTAAGCGCGAAATCCCTGTTGCACTGGCGATTGCCATCGTGATTGGTGTTCTGGAAACCATACTGGCGTATTTCAGCAAGGACGCCATGAACTTTGACATCCTGATGGTGATTGGTCTGAGCATGATGGTTTGTACTGCCGCAGGCGGCATTATTGGTGCGCTGCTGCCTTTCGGTGCCCGCCTGATGCGTGCGGACCCGGCCACGCTGAGTGCGCCACTGATTACATCCATCATGGATTTACTGGGCGTCTTTATTTACTTTGGCTTTGCTTATGCTTTTCTTGGGCATTTGATTAAGTAATATTTAGTTAAGCCAAAGCGATTGTTTTACAGAGGGGCGCAATCACTTGCGCCCCTTTGCCTTATCTTCAATGGAATCACATTTCAAGCCAGCGGCTTGGTCGCCAAATCAATTTGCCGCACGCTGCCTGCGCCGCCATGCTCACCAAG from the Iodobacter fluviatilis genome contains:
- the mgtE gene encoding magnesium transporter, translated to MKHQELSNAIQTMLRLYDSNAFAKLARTTPLADMADVLEEHPVEQIARLLRSLDPSPRSALFSHFAAPVQDKILIALPADIVVNLFELLPSDKRADIFNRLNAERKELLLPALAKAERDDILKFASFPEGSVGSATTSEYATITSQLTVEQALLSLRQGAPDKETIYVVYVVNDDRQLLGTVSLRELVLAKPGMRVDELMKTNSVFARADWPAVEAAELIRRYDLLAIPVLDQSERMIGIMTVDDAMDIEKEQDVTRLSQFGGTASGGGADLSLRESSIKQLFKVRVLWLIILTGFGIITSTFVSQQEDLISEVIILAAFLAPIVDMGGNTGSQSATLVLRAMALGEVRLCWKDVWFVIKREIPVALAIAIVIGVLETILAYFSKDAMNFDILMVIGLSMMVCTAAGGIIGALLPFGARLMRADPATLSAPLITSIMDLLGVFIYFGFAYAFLGHLIK